A single region of the Lycium barbarum isolate Lr01 chromosome 2, ASM1917538v2, whole genome shotgun sequence genome encodes:
- the LOC132627016 gene encoding WAT1-related protein At4g08300-like: MAGAFASFLNKVKPYLAMLSLQFGYAGMYIVTMMCFKRGMSHWILVVYRHVFATIAVLPFAIVLERKIRPKMTLRVFIKIVALGFLEPVIDQNLYYLGLKSTTATYASAFVNLLPAVTFLLAVIFRIEKVNLKKKSSMAKVIGTIITVGGAMVMTIYKGPMFNLVARSHGVGHHEVAAATPVNWVAGTIELIACIVGWSGFFIVQSMTLKEYPAELSLAAWVCVMGIVEGGIVALIMERDWNAWVIGFDSRLLAAAYSGIVCSGIAYYVQSVVNKVKGPVFVTAFSPLSMVITSILAAIILAESVHLGSLIGAIIIVIGLYSVVWGKSKEGKGNEIIGKDQELPVVDIKERSTIVDDNIDDVTIVKSKIPAEKKASSIFQEL, from the exons ATGGCTGGTGCATTTGCCTCCTTCCTCAACAAGGTGAAGCCTTATTTGGCTATGTTGTCCTTGCAGTTTGGGTATGCAGGGATGTATATTGTGACCATGATGTGCTTCAAAAGGGGAATGAGTCACTGGATACTTGTTGTCTATCGACATGTATTTGCAACCATTGCTGTTTTACCCTTTGCTATCGTTCTTGAAAG GAAAATAAGGCCAAAGATGACACTCAGGGTCTTCATTAAGATAGTGGCTCTTGGTTTTCTAGA GCCAGTGATTGATCAGAACTTGTACTATCTGGGACTGAAGAGCACAACTGCAACATATGCATCTGCCTTTGTCAATCTCCTCCCTGCAGTAACCTTTCTCCTGGCTGTCATTTTCAG AATTGAGAAAGTAAACCTAAAGAAGAAATCAAGCATGGCAAAGGTGATAGGAACAATAATAACAGTGGGCGGAGCAATGGTGATGACTATTTACAAAGGGCCAATGTTCAACTTGGTCGCTCGTTCTCACGGTGTCGGCCACCATGAAGTCGCGGCTGCCACCCCCGTGAACTGGGTTGCCGGGACCATTGAGCTCATTGCTTGCATTGTTGGATGGTCAGGTTTCTTCATTGTTCAA tcgatGACATTAAAAGAGTACCCAGCAGAATTATCTCTAGCTGCATGGGTATGTGTGATGGGCATAGTGGAAGGTGGAATTGTGGCTCTTATAATGGAACGTGATTGGAATGCTTGGGTTATTGGCTTTGACTCTAGGCTCCTTGCTGCTGCTTACTCT GGTATTGTTTGCTCAGGAATTGCATATTATGTGCAAAGTGTGGTTAATAAAGTAAAAGGGCCAGTGTTTGTGACAGCCTTTAGCCCATTGAGTATGGTTATCACTTCAATTCTTGCTGCTATTATCTTGGCTGAGTCAGTCCACCTTGGAAG CTTAATTGGAGCAATTATCATAGTCATTGGACTTTACTCTGTGGTGTGGGGTAAGAGTAAGGAGgggaaaggaaatgaaattattGGCAAAGACCAAGAATTACCAGTTGTGGACATAAAAGAAAGGTCAACCATCGTTGATGATAATATTGATGATGTTACCATTGTAAAATCAAAGATCCCAGCTGAGAAGAAGGCTTCTTCAATCTTCCAAGAGCTCTAA